One Setaria italica strain Yugu1 chromosome II, Setaria_italica_v2.0, whole genome shotgun sequence DNA segment encodes these proteins:
- the LOC101785302 gene encoding triacylglycerol lipase 1: MVGPGGALAAAPRHHHLLLLLCFLAGGARASLATDALRRVPPRAAAGGLCQQLLLPQGYPCTEHTVETGDGFLLSLQHIPHGKNRVADNAGPPVFLQHGLFQGGDTWFINSNEQSLGYILADNGFDVWIGNVRGTRWSKGHSTLSVHDKLFWDWSWQDLAEYDLVAMLSYVYTVTQSKIFYVGHSQGTIMGLAAFTKPEIVKMISSAALLCPISYLDHVSASFVLRAVAMHLDQMLITMGIHQLNFRSEMGVQILDSLCDAESLDCNSMLSSITGENCCFNSSRIDYYLEYEPHPSSTKNLRHLFQMIRKGTFAQYDYGWVGNLGRYGQLHPPPFDLSSIPESLPIWMGYGGLDALADITDVEHTIRELRSTPELLYIGDYGHIDFIMSMKAKDDVYVDLMRFLRAQQGMHSSS, from the exons atggtggGCCCAGGAGGAGCGCTCGCCGCGGccccgcgccaccaccacctcctcctgctcctctgcTTCCTCGCCGGGGGCGCACGCGCCTCCCTCGCCACCGACGCGCTGCGACGCGTCCCCCcacgcgcggccgccggcggcctctgCCAGCAGCTGCTCCTGCCGCAGGGTTACCCGTGCACCGAGCACACC GTTGAAACGGGTGATGGCTTCCTTTTGTCTCTCCAGCATATTCCGCATGGCAAAAATCGAGTAGCAGATAATGCTGGACCTCCAGTTTTTCTTCAGCATGGTCTTTTTCAG GGTGGAGACACGTGGTTCATAAACTCCAATGAACAGTCGCTTGGATATATCCTTGCTGATAATGGTTTTGATGTTTGGATTGGAAATGTCCGTGGTACACGTTGGAGTAAAGGCCATTCTACTCTCTCTGTTCATGACAAG CTTTTCTGGGATTGGAGTTGGCAAGACCTTGCTGAATATGACCTTGTGGCAATGTTAAGCTATGTTTATACAGTTACACAGTCTAAAATTTTTTATGTGGGACATTCACAG GGAACTATTATGGGTCTGGCTGCATTTACAAAGCCTGAAATAGTAAAAATGATTAGCTCTGCTGCACTTCTTTGCCCCATTTCTTACCTTGATCACGTCAGTGCTAGTTTTGTTCTTAGAGCAGTTGCCATGCATCTTGACCAG ATGCTTATTACTATGGGTATCCATCAGTTGAACTTCCGCAG CGAAATGGGTGTACAAATATTAGATTCTTTGTGCGATGCTGAAAGTTTGGACTGCAACAGTATGTTATCTTCAATAACAG GTGAAAACTGTTGCTTCAATTCATCCCGGATTGACTATTATTTGGAGTATGAACCCCATCCATCGTCAACAAAAAATCTGCGTCATCTTTTCCAGA TGATTAGGAAAGGCACATTTGCACAATACGACTACGGATGGGTGGGGAACCTAGGGCGCTATGGCCAGCTGCACCCTCCTCCATTCGATCTAAGCAGCATACCGGAATCACTGCCAATATGGATGGGATATGGAGGTCTTGATGCACTGGCTGACATCACAGATGTTGAGCACACCATCAGAGAGTTGAGGTCCACGCCAGAACTGCTGTACATTGGTGACTATGGCCACATTGATTTCATCATGAGCATGAAGGCAAAAGACGACGTTTATGTTGACTTAATGAGGTTTCTCAGGGCCCAGCAGGGAATGCACAGTAGCTCTTAG